GTCGAAATGTGGAACAACCCTGCCAACCTGCGCAATATTGAGCAACTGGTTTCAGACGGCATTACCGTGTTTTACCCCAACAGTGGCGAACAGGCTTGCGGCGAAACAGGCACAGGCAGAATGGTCGAAGCGGTCGATCTGGCAGATTTGCTAGAAGATTTATGGACACCCAAGCTACTGAGTAGCAAAAAAGTTCTGATTACAGCCGGCGCAACGTTTGAAACCATCGATCCTGTTCGCGGCATTACCAATATTTCCAGCGGACAAATGGGCATGGCTTTAGCGCGTGCGTGCCGTGCTGCCGGAGCAAAAGTCACGCTGATTTACGGTCAAATTCAGACAGCCTTGCCAGCAGGCTTGGCTCATTCCGAACAGGCTATCAGCGCAGAAGCCATGTATCAGGCAGTTCACCGCCATATCCATGAGCAAGATGTCTTTATTTCCGTTGCAGCCGTTGCAGACTATAAAGTCAAAAACAGCAGCAATGAGAAACTGAAGAAAAACGGCAATCAGCCGCCAGTTATCGAACTGACGGAAAATCCGGACATTCTCGCATCCGTTGCCACCCTGCCTTCTCCACCATTCTGCGTCGGCTTTGCTGCGGAAAGCCATCAGGTTTTGGAATTTGCTCGGACAAAACGTTTGCGCAAAAACGTACCGATGCTGGTGGCCAACCAAGTTTCCGTTTCCATGGGCAAGCCAACCAATCAAATCACCATTATTGATGACCTTGCCGAAACCTCATTTCCGGAAACATCCAAACGCCAAGCAGCGGATGAAATCGTCAAACGCCTGGCTGAATTGTTGGCTTAATCAAACAAAAGGCCGTCTGAAAATTTTTCAGACGGCCTTTGTTCAAACACATCAAATCACAAACCCAATTCGCGCAGGAAACGAATATCGTCTGCCCAACCGGATTTCACTTTCACCCAAATCTTCAAAAAGACTTTGGTATCAAATAATTTTTCCATATCAAGGCGGGCTTCAGTAGAAATTTTCTTCAATTTCTCCCCACCCTTGCCAATCAAAATCGCCTTTTGGCTGTCTTTATCGACCAACACCGCGATATAAATGCGGAACAGTCCGCTTTCCTCTTCCTCAAACTGCTCCACTTCAACATTCATCGCATACGGTAGTTCTTCGCCCAAATAGCGGAACAGTTTTTCACGCACAATTTCCATCGCCAGGAATCGGCTGGATTTATCCGTCACCATATCTTCCGGATACATCGGGATACTTTCCGGCAGATAAGGCTTGAGCAGTTCCAACAGATTGGCAATACGCAGGCCATGTTTCGCGCTGACTGCCTCGCTGGCGGTAAATTCAAACTCTTGGCGTACTTCATTGATAAAAGCCTCAAGCGCAAATTTGTCTTTGGCTTTATCTTTATCGATTTTATTGACCACCAATACCACAGGCGTATGCTTAGGCAACTGCTTCAGTACCACGCGGTCGGCATCGGTAAAGCGCATGGCTTCCACCACAAAAACCACCACGTCCACGCCGCTCAACGCTTCGGTTACGTTTTGATTAAGACGGTCATTCAAGGCATTGCGGTGATTGGTTTGAAAACCCGGCGTATCGACAAACACAAATTGCGCCGTGTCGTCGGTGTAAATACCGGTGACACGGTTGCGCGTGGTTTGTGCTTTTTTACTGGTAATACTGATTTTCTGACCGATTAAATGGTTCATCAACGTGGATTTGCCGACATTCGGGCGACCCACGATGGCCACAAAGCCACAACGATAATCCGTCGGATGTTGCGACTCGTTTTGTAAAAAGGTTTCGATATCCATTTATATATGACTTTCTTGATTGTTTCAGACGGCCTTTGCATTTTCTCAAAGGCCGTCTGAAATATTATTTTTTAGCTTTTTTCAAAGGAAACTTCTGTTCCAACCATTCTAAGGCTTCACATGCCGCTTTTTGCTCGGCCACTTTCCGACTGCTGCCGCGTGCATTGCAGATGAAACCAAGTTCACCCAAATCGCAGGAAATCACAAACATCGCATCAGCCGTCTGCTCCGCCTGCTCTTCGATTCGGTATTTCGGCAGGGCGAAGCGGCGTGCCTGCAAGGCTTCCTGCAAAGCGGTTTTACTGTCTTTCTTGCCGATATTCAAATCCGCACGTTTCACGCGTTCCGCAAACAAATGGCGAACCACTTTTTCCGCCGCAGAAAAATCAGCGTCAAAGCTGACCGCCGCAAACATCGCTTCCATCGCGTCGGCCAAAATCGAAGGCCGTCTGAAACCGCCGCTCTTCAACTCGCCGGCACCCAAATACAAACCGTCGCCGACATTCATTTCCAACGCGATTTCAGCCAACACGCCTTCATTTACCAAAGCCGCGCGCATCCGCGACAACTCGC
This genomic interval from Neisseria flavescens contains the following:
- the coaBC gene encoding bifunctional phosphopantothenoylcysteine decarboxylase/phosphopantothenate--cysteine ligase CoaBC, with protein sequence MSKHILLGITGGIAAYKSCELVRLLKKQGHSVSVVMTNSATEFVSPLTFQALTGNPVLSDTYSGASNNGMAHINLTREADAFLIAPATANTIAKIANGSADNLLTTLAAARKCPLAVAPAMNVEMWNNPANLRNIEQLVSDGITVFYPNSGEQACGETGTGRMVEAVDLADLLEDLWTPKLLSSKKVLITAGATFETIDPVRGITNISSGQMGMALARACRAAGAKVTLIYGQIQTALPAGLAHSEQAISAEAMYQAVHRHIHEQDVFISVAAVADYKVKNSSNEKLKKNGNQPPVIELTENPDILASVATLPSPPFCVGFAAESHQVLEFARTKRLRKNVPMLVANQVSVSMGKPTNQITIIDDLAETSFPETSKRQAADEIVKRLAELLA
- the era gene encoding GTPase Era; translated protein: MDIETFLQNESQHPTDYRCGFVAIVGRPNVGKSTLMNHLIGQKISITSKKAQTTRNRVTGIYTDDTAQFVFVDTPGFQTNHRNALNDRLNQNVTEALSGVDVVVFVVEAMRFTDADRVVLKQLPKHTPVVLVVNKIDKDKAKDKFALEAFINEVRQEFEFTASEAVSAKHGLRIANLLELLKPYLPESIPMYPEDMVTDKSSRFLAMEIVREKLFRYLGEELPYAMNVEVEQFEEEESGLFRIYIAVLVDKDSQKAILIGKGGEKLKKISTEARLDMEKLFDTKVFLKIWVKVKSGWADDIRFLRELGL
- the rnc gene encoding ribonuclease III, whose protein sequence is MKPDLLKKQAHRSIQKRLGYEFRNMELLQQALTHRSYNAKHNERFEFVGDSILNYSVARMLFDAFPKLSEGELSRMRAALVNEGVLAEIALEMNVGDGLYLGAGELKSGGFRRPSILADAMEAMFAAVSFDADFSAAEKVVRHLFAERVKRADLNIGKKDSKTALQEALQARRFALPKYRIEEQAEQTADAMFVISCDLGELGFICNARGSSRKVAEQKAACEALEWLEQKFPLKKAKK